Proteins encoded within one genomic window of Brassica rapa cultivar Chiifu-401-42 chromosome A09, CAAS_Brap_v3.01, whole genome shotgun sequence:
- the LOC103839815 gene encoding pentatricopeptide repeat-containing protein At4g04790, mitochondrial isoform X2, protein MVVSKANKLSSVFISRIKYSAQSSIPSAATVKNRDIPGTSQAVKDLLRSKISSSGTEVPLSDQISTLLHVSSLEKTDDNILKIPSFNAKIPIDISFRSKELSRERKERRVYKKNALSRRFAKIFRDSAHKLGTDATFGAFDRVAKEMSVTEYNAMVGVYFELAEKSHDLEYALDHIGKAFEVLKTMRDRGFQIEESVYGPVLEYLIDMDMVDEFRGFKDVISEASPGLVERLGYYEMLLWIQLGDGEKVEELCGDIDGNGDCLTLLQESYLLALCKKEQKDHLQRLFEIIDITKVRSSDLLANIFGYLSKFSLESFARKFLWELRESVTFADEGVKNVSDLISIYSTCTPNLTVEDTILKFNKMHEELNVMPSSTSYEKLVKYSCDSNEVVTALDVVEKMGEAGVTITADILHSLLHAIDEVLEFNLVRRIHSIMCTNSVKPSSENFRSMIRLCTRIRDFEGAYNMLGNLKNFNLEPNSSMFNCILAGYFREKNVCSALMVVKQMKEAGVKPDSITYGYLINNCNREDTITKYYNEMKQAGVQATKRIYKSLIDAYAASGQFEKAKQVLLDPDVPARYQNELKSELISALASHGKRADALILYEEMKETKCQVDPKSIISLIEYCDSNGDLNTLVQLADDLQDDHSWIDGFFRMILFSVRNRKSSNVLDLLKRNEVRLSKKDIHVEYHFDEVFWAIAETEPTDVKLGMDLLRYIKEELGFVPSRKSLDFLLHACVNAKDMKNGLLVWKEYQSAALPCNVLSFLRMYQVLLAAGDLEGAKTFVTKIPKEDKDVQHVIAESQIVYSQTPEKKKPKKKRIVFPTK, encoded by the exons ATGGTGGTCTCAAAAGCTAACAAACTAAGCTCAGTCTTCATTTCCCGAATCAAATACTCTGCCCAATCTTCAATTCCATCCGCCGCCACCGTCAAGAACAGAGACATCCCCGGAACTTCTCAAGCCGTCAAAGATCTCCTCCGCTCCAAAATCTCTTCCTCTGGAACCG AAGTGCCATTATCCGACCAAATCTCGACCTTATTACATG TAAGCTCTTTGGAGAAGACGGATGATAACATACTGAAGATTCCAAGCTTCAACGCCAAGATCCCTATCGATATCTCCTTCAGATCCAAAGAGCTCTCTCGCGAAAGGAAAGAGAGACGCGTTTACAAGAAGAACGCTCTCTCACGCCGTTTCGCAAAGATATTTAGAGACTCTGCTCATAAGCTAGGCACCGATGCCACCTTCGGCGCTTTCGACAGGGTGGCCAAAGAGATGAGTGTGACTGAGTACAATGCCATGGTTGGAGTCTACTTTGAGCTCGCTGAGAAGAGCCATGATTTGGAGTATGCTCTTGACCACATCGGCAAGGCTTTTGAGGTTTTGAAAACCATGAGGGACCGTGGGTTCCAGATTGAGGAAAGTGTTTACGGTCCTGTTCTTGAGTACTTGATTGATATGGATATGGTTGATGAGTTTCGTGGTTTCAAAGATGTTATCAGCGAGGCGAGTCCTGGTTTGGTTGAGAGGCTTGGTTACTATGAAATGCTTCTTTGGATCCAACTTGGTGACGGAGAGAAAGTTGAGGAGCTTTGTGGTGATATTGATGGTAATGGAGACTGTTTAACATTACTACAAG AAAGTTATTTGCTTGCACTGTGTAAGAAAGAGCAAAAGGACCATCTTCAGAGGCTCTTTGAGATCATAGACATTACAAAAGTTCGTTCATCAGACCTATTGGCAAACATATTTGGATACCTCAGCAAGTTTTCGTTGGAATCTTTTGCGAGGAAGTTCCTATGGGAACTAAGAGAAAGTG TAACATTTGCAGATGAAGGAGTGAAGAACGTTTCAGATCTCATCTCTATCTACTCTACATGCACCCCAAATCTGACG GTTGAGGATACCATCTTGAAGTTCAACAAGATGCATGAAGAACTCAATGTTATGCCTTCTTCTACATCGTATGAAAAGCTTGTTAAGTATAGCTGTGACTCGAATGAG GTGGTCACTGCGCTTGATGTAGTTGAAAAAATGGGTGAAGCAGGTGTGACAATAACCGCAGATATTCTACATTCATTGCTACATGCCATTGATGAAGTTCTTGAGTTTAACTTG GTGCGAAGAATCCACTCAATTATGTGCACAAACAGTGTGAAACCAAGTAGTGAGAACTTCCGGAGCATGATACGTCTGTGCACTAGAATCAGAGAT TTTGAAGGTGCGTATAATATGCTTGGTAATTTGAAGAACTTCAATCTGGAACCAAACTCTAGCATGTTCAATTGTATATTAGCTGGATATTTCCGTGAG aaaaatgtGTGCAGCGCGTTAATGGTCGTAAAGCAAATGAAAGAAGCTGGCGTTAAACCTGATTCCATAACTTATGGCTATCTAATAAACAATTGTAATCGGGAAGACACTATTACTAAG TACTACAATGAGATGAAGCAAGCAGGAGTTCAAGCTACTAAGCGAATTTACAAGTCCCTAATAGATGCATATGCAGCATCTGGCCAGTTTGAAAAGGCAAAACAG GTGCTCTTGGACCCGGATGTTCCGGCTAGATACCAGAATGAGCTGAAAAGTGAGCTTATATCAGCTCTTGCATCACATGGAAAAAGGGCAGATGCATTGATTTTGTATGAAGAAATGAAGGAAACCAAATGTCAAGTAGACCCAAAATCGATTATATCCCTTATT GAATACTGTGATTCAAATGGAGATTTGAATACGTTGGTTCAATTGGCTGATGACCTGCAAGATGATCATAGTTGGATAGATGGTTTCTTCAGAATGATCTTGTTCTCTGTCCGCAATAGAAAGTCTAG CAATGTTCTTGATTTGCTGAAGCGGAACGAGGTTAGATTGTCCAAGAAAGATATCCATGTGGAGTATCATTTTGACGAG GTATTTTGGGCAATCGCAGAGACAGAGCCAACCGACGTGAAGCTGGGGATGGATTTGTTAAGATACATAAAAGAGGAGCTTGGGTTTGTTCCTTCAAGAAAAAGTCTGGATTTTCTCTTACATGCTTGTGTTAATGCCAAGGATATGAAAAACGGTTTATTGGTGTGGAAAGAGTACCAATCTGCAGCACTTCCTTGCAACGTCCTTAGCTTTCTTAG GATGTATCAGGTTCTACTGGCTGCAGGGGATTTGGAAGGTGCCAAGACATTCGTAACAAAAATTCCAAAAGAAGACAAAGATGTACAACATGTCATTGCAGAAAGCCAGATTGTATATTCTCAGACACCAGAaaagaagaaaccaaaaaagaaaaggatTGTCTTCCCAACAAAATAG
- the LOC103839815 gene encoding pentatricopeptide repeat-containing protein At4g04790, mitochondrial isoform X3: MVVSKANKLSSVFISRIKYSAQSSIPSAATVKNRDIPGTSQAVKDLLRSKISSSGTVPLSDQISTLLHVSSLEKTDDNILKIPSFNAKIPIDISFRSKELSRERKERRVYKKNALSRRFAKIFRDSAHKLGTDATFGAFDRVAKEMSVTEYNAMVGVYFELAEKSHDLEYALDHIGKAFEVLKTMRDRGFQIEESVYGPVLEYLIDMDMVDEFRGFKDVISEASPGLVERLGYYEMLLWIQLGDGEKVEELCGDIDGNGDCLTLLQESYLLALCKKEQKDHLQRLFEIIDITKVRSSDLLANIFGYLSKFSLESFARKFLWELRESVTFADEGVKNVSDLISIYSTCTPNLTVEDTILKFNKMHEELNVMPSSTSYEKLVKYSCDSNEVVTALDVVEKMGEAGVTITADILHSLLHAIDEVLEFNLVRRIHSIMCTNSVKPSSENFRSMIRLCTRIRDFEGAYNMLGNLKNFNLEPNSSMFNCILAGYFREKNVCSALMVVKQMKEAGVKPDSITYGYLINNCNREDTITKYYNEMKQAGVQATKRIYKSLIDAYAASGQFEKAKQVLLDPDVPARYQNELKSELISALASHGKRADALILYEEMKETKCQVDPKSIISLIEYCDSNGDLNTLVQLADDLQDDHSWIDGFFRMILFSVRNRKSSNVLDLLKRNEVRLSKKDIHVEYHFDEVFWAIAETEPTDVKLGMDLLRYIKEELGFVPSRKSLDFLLHACVNAKDMKNGLLVWKEYQSAALPCNVLSFLRMYQVLLAAGDLEGAKTFVTKIPKEDKDVQHVIAESQIVYSQTPEKKKPKKKRIVFPTK, encoded by the exons ATGGTGGTCTCAAAAGCTAACAAACTAAGCTCAGTCTTCATTTCCCGAATCAAATACTCTGCCCAATCTTCAATTCCATCCGCCGCCACCGTCAAGAACAGAGACATCCCCGGAACTTCTCAAGCCGTCAAAGATCTCCTCCGCTCCAAAATCTCTTCCTCTGGAACCG TGCCATTATCCGACCAAATCTCGACCTTATTACATG TAAGCTCTTTGGAGAAGACGGATGATAACATACTGAAGATTCCAAGCTTCAACGCCAAGATCCCTATCGATATCTCCTTCAGATCCAAAGAGCTCTCTCGCGAAAGGAAAGAGAGACGCGTTTACAAGAAGAACGCTCTCTCACGCCGTTTCGCAAAGATATTTAGAGACTCTGCTCATAAGCTAGGCACCGATGCCACCTTCGGCGCTTTCGACAGGGTGGCCAAAGAGATGAGTGTGACTGAGTACAATGCCATGGTTGGAGTCTACTTTGAGCTCGCTGAGAAGAGCCATGATTTGGAGTATGCTCTTGACCACATCGGCAAGGCTTTTGAGGTTTTGAAAACCATGAGGGACCGTGGGTTCCAGATTGAGGAAAGTGTTTACGGTCCTGTTCTTGAGTACTTGATTGATATGGATATGGTTGATGAGTTTCGTGGTTTCAAAGATGTTATCAGCGAGGCGAGTCCTGGTTTGGTTGAGAGGCTTGGTTACTATGAAATGCTTCTTTGGATCCAACTTGGTGACGGAGAGAAAGTTGAGGAGCTTTGTGGTGATATTGATGGTAATGGAGACTGTTTAACATTACTACAAG AAAGTTATTTGCTTGCACTGTGTAAGAAAGAGCAAAAGGACCATCTTCAGAGGCTCTTTGAGATCATAGACATTACAAAAGTTCGTTCATCAGACCTATTGGCAAACATATTTGGATACCTCAGCAAGTTTTCGTTGGAATCTTTTGCGAGGAAGTTCCTATGGGAACTAAGAGAAAGTG TAACATTTGCAGATGAAGGAGTGAAGAACGTTTCAGATCTCATCTCTATCTACTCTACATGCACCCCAAATCTGACG GTTGAGGATACCATCTTGAAGTTCAACAAGATGCATGAAGAACTCAATGTTATGCCTTCTTCTACATCGTATGAAAAGCTTGTTAAGTATAGCTGTGACTCGAATGAG GTGGTCACTGCGCTTGATGTAGTTGAAAAAATGGGTGAAGCAGGTGTGACAATAACCGCAGATATTCTACATTCATTGCTACATGCCATTGATGAAGTTCTTGAGTTTAACTTG GTGCGAAGAATCCACTCAATTATGTGCACAAACAGTGTGAAACCAAGTAGTGAGAACTTCCGGAGCATGATACGTCTGTGCACTAGAATCAGAGAT TTTGAAGGTGCGTATAATATGCTTGGTAATTTGAAGAACTTCAATCTGGAACCAAACTCTAGCATGTTCAATTGTATATTAGCTGGATATTTCCGTGAG aaaaatgtGTGCAGCGCGTTAATGGTCGTAAAGCAAATGAAAGAAGCTGGCGTTAAACCTGATTCCATAACTTATGGCTATCTAATAAACAATTGTAATCGGGAAGACACTATTACTAAG TACTACAATGAGATGAAGCAAGCAGGAGTTCAAGCTACTAAGCGAATTTACAAGTCCCTAATAGATGCATATGCAGCATCTGGCCAGTTTGAAAAGGCAAAACAG GTGCTCTTGGACCCGGATGTTCCGGCTAGATACCAGAATGAGCTGAAAAGTGAGCTTATATCAGCTCTTGCATCACATGGAAAAAGGGCAGATGCATTGATTTTGTATGAAGAAATGAAGGAAACCAAATGTCAAGTAGACCCAAAATCGATTATATCCCTTATT GAATACTGTGATTCAAATGGAGATTTGAATACGTTGGTTCAATTGGCTGATGACCTGCAAGATGATCATAGTTGGATAGATGGTTTCTTCAGAATGATCTTGTTCTCTGTCCGCAATAGAAAGTCTAG CAATGTTCTTGATTTGCTGAAGCGGAACGAGGTTAGATTGTCCAAGAAAGATATCCATGTGGAGTATCATTTTGACGAG GTATTTTGGGCAATCGCAGAGACAGAGCCAACCGACGTGAAGCTGGGGATGGATTTGTTAAGATACATAAAAGAGGAGCTTGGGTTTGTTCCTTCAAGAAAAAGTCTGGATTTTCTCTTACATGCTTGTGTTAATGCCAAGGATATGAAAAACGGTTTATTGGTGTGGAAAGAGTACCAATCTGCAGCACTTCCTTGCAACGTCCTTAGCTTTCTTAG GATGTATCAGGTTCTACTGGCTGCAGGGGATTTGGAAGGTGCCAAGACATTCGTAACAAAAATTCCAAAAGAAGACAAAGATGTACAACATGTCATTGCAGAAAGCCAGATTGTATATTCTCAGACACCAGAaaagaagaaaccaaaaaagaaaaggatTGTCTTCCCAACAAAATAG
- the LOC103839814 gene encoding mediator of RNA polymerase II transcription subunit 21, producing MDIISQLQEQVNSIAAITFNAFGTLQRDAPPVQLSPNYPEPPAAAATTTTTTTATDGDATAAFPEQPKQLSADLVKAAKQFDALVAALPLSEGGEEAQLKRIAELQVENDLIGQELQKQLEAAEKELKQVQELFGQAADNCLNMKKPE from the exons ATGGATATAATATCACAGTTGCAAGAACAAGTGAACTCCATAGCTGCAATCACTTTCAATGCTTTTGGGACACTCCAAAGAGATGCACCTCCCGTTCAGCTTTCTCCTAACTACCCTGAACCACCAGCCGCTGCTGCTACTACAACTACTACTACTACGGCTACTGATGGTGATGCTACCGCAGCTTTTCCTGAGCAACCTAAGCAGCTCAGTGCCGATTTAGTCAAGGCTGCTAAACag TTTGATGCTTTGGTTGCGGCGCTTCCCTTATCTGAAGGAGGTGAAGAAGCTCAGCTCAAAAGAATCGCAGAACTCCAG gtggaGAACGATCTTATTGGCCAAGAACTCCAAAAGCAATTAGAGGCTGCAG AGAAGGAGCTAAAGCAAGTCCAAGAGCTATTTGGACAAGCAGCAGATAATTGCCTGAACATGAAGAAACCCGAGTGA
- the LOC103839815 gene encoding pentatricopeptide repeat-containing protein At4g04790, mitochondrial isoform X4 — MVVSKANKLSSVFISRIKYSAQSSIPSAATVKNRDIPGTSQAVKDLLRSKISSSGTGKEVPLSDQISTLLHVSSLEKTDDNILKIPSFNAKIPIDISFRSKELSRERKERRVYKKNALSRRFAKIFRDSAHKLGTDATFGAFDRVAKEMSVTEYNAMVGVYFELAEKSHDLEYALDHIGKAFEVLKTMRDRGFQIEESVYGPVLEYLIDMDMVDEFRGFKDVISEASPGLVERLGYYEMLLWIQLGDGEKVEELCGDIDGNGDCLTLLQESYLLALCKKEQKDHLQRLFEIIDITKVRSSDLLANIFGYLSKFSLESFARKFLWELRESDEGVKNVSDLISIYSTCTPNLTVEDTILKFNKMHEELNVMPSSTSYEKLVKYSCDSNEVVTALDVVEKMGEAGVTITADILHSLLHAIDEVLEFNLVRRIHSIMCTNSVKPSSENFRSMIRLCTRIRDFEGAYNMLGNLKNFNLEPNSSMFNCILAGYFREKNVCSALMVVKQMKEAGVKPDSITYGYLINNCNREDTITKYYNEMKQAGVQATKRIYKSLIDAYAASGQFEKAKQVLLDPDVPARYQNELKSELISALASHGKRADALILYEEMKETKCQVDPKSIISLIEYCDSNGDLNTLVQLADDLQDDHSWIDGFFRMILFSVRNRKSSNVLDLLKRNEVRLSKKDIHVEYHFDEVFWAIAETEPTDVKLGMDLLRYIKEELGFVPSRKSLDFLLHACVNAKDMKNGLLVWKEYQSAALPCNVLSFLRMYQVLLAAGDLEGAKTFVTKIPKEDKDVQHVIAESQIVYSQTPEKKKPKKKRIVFPTK, encoded by the exons ATGGTGGTCTCAAAAGCTAACAAACTAAGCTCAGTCTTCATTTCCCGAATCAAATACTCTGCCCAATCTTCAATTCCATCCGCCGCCACCGTCAAGAACAGAGACATCCCCGGAACTTCTCAAGCCGTCAAAGATCTCCTCCGCTCCAAAATCTCTTCCTCTGGAACCGGTAAAG AAGTGCCATTATCCGACCAAATCTCGACCTTATTACATG TAAGCTCTTTGGAGAAGACGGATGATAACATACTGAAGATTCCAAGCTTCAACGCCAAGATCCCTATCGATATCTCCTTCAGATCCAAAGAGCTCTCTCGCGAAAGGAAAGAGAGACGCGTTTACAAGAAGAACGCTCTCTCACGCCGTTTCGCAAAGATATTTAGAGACTCTGCTCATAAGCTAGGCACCGATGCCACCTTCGGCGCTTTCGACAGGGTGGCCAAAGAGATGAGTGTGACTGAGTACAATGCCATGGTTGGAGTCTACTTTGAGCTCGCTGAGAAGAGCCATGATTTGGAGTATGCTCTTGACCACATCGGCAAGGCTTTTGAGGTTTTGAAAACCATGAGGGACCGTGGGTTCCAGATTGAGGAAAGTGTTTACGGTCCTGTTCTTGAGTACTTGATTGATATGGATATGGTTGATGAGTTTCGTGGTTTCAAAGATGTTATCAGCGAGGCGAGTCCTGGTTTGGTTGAGAGGCTTGGTTACTATGAAATGCTTCTTTGGATCCAACTTGGTGACGGAGAGAAAGTTGAGGAGCTTTGTGGTGATATTGATGGTAATGGAGACTGTTTAACATTACTACAAG AAAGTTATTTGCTTGCACTGTGTAAGAAAGAGCAAAAGGACCATCTTCAGAGGCTCTTTGAGATCATAGACATTACAAAAGTTCGTTCATCAGACCTATTGGCAAACATATTTGGATACCTCAGCAAGTTTTCGTTGGAATCTTTTGCGAGGAAGTTCCTATGGGAACTAAGAGAAAGTG ATGAAGGAGTGAAGAACGTTTCAGATCTCATCTCTATCTACTCTACATGCACCCCAAATCTGACG GTTGAGGATACCATCTTGAAGTTCAACAAGATGCATGAAGAACTCAATGTTATGCCTTCTTCTACATCGTATGAAAAGCTTGTTAAGTATAGCTGTGACTCGAATGAG GTGGTCACTGCGCTTGATGTAGTTGAAAAAATGGGTGAAGCAGGTGTGACAATAACCGCAGATATTCTACATTCATTGCTACATGCCATTGATGAAGTTCTTGAGTTTAACTTG GTGCGAAGAATCCACTCAATTATGTGCACAAACAGTGTGAAACCAAGTAGTGAGAACTTCCGGAGCATGATACGTCTGTGCACTAGAATCAGAGAT TTTGAAGGTGCGTATAATATGCTTGGTAATTTGAAGAACTTCAATCTGGAACCAAACTCTAGCATGTTCAATTGTATATTAGCTGGATATTTCCGTGAG aaaaatgtGTGCAGCGCGTTAATGGTCGTAAAGCAAATGAAAGAAGCTGGCGTTAAACCTGATTCCATAACTTATGGCTATCTAATAAACAATTGTAATCGGGAAGACACTATTACTAAG TACTACAATGAGATGAAGCAAGCAGGAGTTCAAGCTACTAAGCGAATTTACAAGTCCCTAATAGATGCATATGCAGCATCTGGCCAGTTTGAAAAGGCAAAACAG GTGCTCTTGGACCCGGATGTTCCGGCTAGATACCAGAATGAGCTGAAAAGTGAGCTTATATCAGCTCTTGCATCACATGGAAAAAGGGCAGATGCATTGATTTTGTATGAAGAAATGAAGGAAACCAAATGTCAAGTAGACCCAAAATCGATTATATCCCTTATT GAATACTGTGATTCAAATGGAGATTTGAATACGTTGGTTCAATTGGCTGATGACCTGCAAGATGATCATAGTTGGATAGATGGTTTCTTCAGAATGATCTTGTTCTCTGTCCGCAATAGAAAGTCTAG CAATGTTCTTGATTTGCTGAAGCGGAACGAGGTTAGATTGTCCAAGAAAGATATCCATGTGGAGTATCATTTTGACGAG GTATTTTGGGCAATCGCAGAGACAGAGCCAACCGACGTGAAGCTGGGGATGGATTTGTTAAGATACATAAAAGAGGAGCTTGGGTTTGTTCCTTCAAGAAAAAGTCTGGATTTTCTCTTACATGCTTGTGTTAATGCCAAGGATATGAAAAACGGTTTATTGGTGTGGAAAGAGTACCAATCTGCAGCACTTCCTTGCAACGTCCTTAGCTTTCTTAG GATGTATCAGGTTCTACTGGCTGCAGGGGATTTGGAAGGTGCCAAGACATTCGTAACAAAAATTCCAAAAGAAGACAAAGATGTACAACATGTCATTGCAGAAAGCCAGATTGTATATTCTCAGACACCAGAaaagaagaaaccaaaaaagaaaaggatTGTCTTCCCAACAAAATAG
- the LOC103839815 gene encoding pentatricopeptide repeat-containing protein At4g04790, mitochondrial isoform X1, producing MVVSKANKLSSVFISRIKYSAQSSIPSAATVKNRDIPGTSQAVKDLLRSKISSSGTGKEVPLSDQISTLLHVSSLEKTDDNILKIPSFNAKIPIDISFRSKELSRERKERRVYKKNALSRRFAKIFRDSAHKLGTDATFGAFDRVAKEMSVTEYNAMVGVYFELAEKSHDLEYALDHIGKAFEVLKTMRDRGFQIEESVYGPVLEYLIDMDMVDEFRGFKDVISEASPGLVERLGYYEMLLWIQLGDGEKVEELCGDIDGNGDCLTLLQESYLLALCKKEQKDHLQRLFEIIDITKVRSSDLLANIFGYLSKFSLESFARKFLWELRESVTFADEGVKNVSDLISIYSTCTPNLTVEDTILKFNKMHEELNVMPSSTSYEKLVKYSCDSNEVVTALDVVEKMGEAGVTITADILHSLLHAIDEVLEFNLVRRIHSIMCTNSVKPSSENFRSMIRLCTRIRDFEGAYNMLGNLKNFNLEPNSSMFNCILAGYFREKNVCSALMVVKQMKEAGVKPDSITYGYLINNCNREDTITKYYNEMKQAGVQATKRIYKSLIDAYAASGQFEKAKQVLLDPDVPARYQNELKSELISALASHGKRADALILYEEMKETKCQVDPKSIISLIEYCDSNGDLNTLVQLADDLQDDHSWIDGFFRMILFSVRNRKSSNVLDLLKRNEVRLSKKDIHVEYHFDEVFWAIAETEPTDVKLGMDLLRYIKEELGFVPSRKSLDFLLHACVNAKDMKNGLLVWKEYQSAALPCNVLSFLRMYQVLLAAGDLEGAKTFVTKIPKEDKDVQHVIAESQIVYSQTPEKKKPKKKRIVFPTK from the exons ATGGTGGTCTCAAAAGCTAACAAACTAAGCTCAGTCTTCATTTCCCGAATCAAATACTCTGCCCAATCTTCAATTCCATCCGCCGCCACCGTCAAGAACAGAGACATCCCCGGAACTTCTCAAGCCGTCAAAGATCTCCTCCGCTCCAAAATCTCTTCCTCTGGAACCGGTAAAG AAGTGCCATTATCCGACCAAATCTCGACCTTATTACATG TAAGCTCTTTGGAGAAGACGGATGATAACATACTGAAGATTCCAAGCTTCAACGCCAAGATCCCTATCGATATCTCCTTCAGATCCAAAGAGCTCTCTCGCGAAAGGAAAGAGAGACGCGTTTACAAGAAGAACGCTCTCTCACGCCGTTTCGCAAAGATATTTAGAGACTCTGCTCATAAGCTAGGCACCGATGCCACCTTCGGCGCTTTCGACAGGGTGGCCAAAGAGATGAGTGTGACTGAGTACAATGCCATGGTTGGAGTCTACTTTGAGCTCGCTGAGAAGAGCCATGATTTGGAGTATGCTCTTGACCACATCGGCAAGGCTTTTGAGGTTTTGAAAACCATGAGGGACCGTGGGTTCCAGATTGAGGAAAGTGTTTACGGTCCTGTTCTTGAGTACTTGATTGATATGGATATGGTTGATGAGTTTCGTGGTTTCAAAGATGTTATCAGCGAGGCGAGTCCTGGTTTGGTTGAGAGGCTTGGTTACTATGAAATGCTTCTTTGGATCCAACTTGGTGACGGAGAGAAAGTTGAGGAGCTTTGTGGTGATATTGATGGTAATGGAGACTGTTTAACATTACTACAAG AAAGTTATTTGCTTGCACTGTGTAAGAAAGAGCAAAAGGACCATCTTCAGAGGCTCTTTGAGATCATAGACATTACAAAAGTTCGTTCATCAGACCTATTGGCAAACATATTTGGATACCTCAGCAAGTTTTCGTTGGAATCTTTTGCGAGGAAGTTCCTATGGGAACTAAGAGAAAGTG TAACATTTGCAGATGAAGGAGTGAAGAACGTTTCAGATCTCATCTCTATCTACTCTACATGCACCCCAAATCTGACG GTTGAGGATACCATCTTGAAGTTCAACAAGATGCATGAAGAACTCAATGTTATGCCTTCTTCTACATCGTATGAAAAGCTTGTTAAGTATAGCTGTGACTCGAATGAG GTGGTCACTGCGCTTGATGTAGTTGAAAAAATGGGTGAAGCAGGTGTGACAATAACCGCAGATATTCTACATTCATTGCTACATGCCATTGATGAAGTTCTTGAGTTTAACTTG GTGCGAAGAATCCACTCAATTATGTGCACAAACAGTGTGAAACCAAGTAGTGAGAACTTCCGGAGCATGATACGTCTGTGCACTAGAATCAGAGAT TTTGAAGGTGCGTATAATATGCTTGGTAATTTGAAGAACTTCAATCTGGAACCAAACTCTAGCATGTTCAATTGTATATTAGCTGGATATTTCCGTGAG aaaaatgtGTGCAGCGCGTTAATGGTCGTAAAGCAAATGAAAGAAGCTGGCGTTAAACCTGATTCCATAACTTATGGCTATCTAATAAACAATTGTAATCGGGAAGACACTATTACTAAG TACTACAATGAGATGAAGCAAGCAGGAGTTCAAGCTACTAAGCGAATTTACAAGTCCCTAATAGATGCATATGCAGCATCTGGCCAGTTTGAAAAGGCAAAACAG GTGCTCTTGGACCCGGATGTTCCGGCTAGATACCAGAATGAGCTGAAAAGTGAGCTTATATCAGCTCTTGCATCACATGGAAAAAGGGCAGATGCATTGATTTTGTATGAAGAAATGAAGGAAACCAAATGTCAAGTAGACCCAAAATCGATTATATCCCTTATT GAATACTGTGATTCAAATGGAGATTTGAATACGTTGGTTCAATTGGCTGATGACCTGCAAGATGATCATAGTTGGATAGATGGTTTCTTCAGAATGATCTTGTTCTCTGTCCGCAATAGAAAGTCTAG CAATGTTCTTGATTTGCTGAAGCGGAACGAGGTTAGATTGTCCAAGAAAGATATCCATGTGGAGTATCATTTTGACGAG GTATTTTGGGCAATCGCAGAGACAGAGCCAACCGACGTGAAGCTGGGGATGGATTTGTTAAGATACATAAAAGAGGAGCTTGGGTTTGTTCCTTCAAGAAAAAGTCTGGATTTTCTCTTACATGCTTGTGTTAATGCCAAGGATATGAAAAACGGTTTATTGGTGTGGAAAGAGTACCAATCTGCAGCACTTCCTTGCAACGTCCTTAGCTTTCTTAG GATGTATCAGGTTCTACTGGCTGCAGGGGATTTGGAAGGTGCCAAGACATTCGTAACAAAAATTCCAAAAGAAGACAAAGATGTACAACATGTCATTGCAGAAAGCCAGATTGTATATTCTCAGACACCAGAaaagaagaaaccaaaaaagaaaaggatTGTCTTCCCAACAAAATAG